A genomic region of Micromonospora sp. NBC_01796 contains the following coding sequences:
- the lhgO gene encoding L-2-hydroxyglutarate oxidase, producing MARYVVIGGGIVGLATAHRIILDRPDAEVTVLEKEHRLAAHQTGHNSGVIHAGVYYKPGSLKAELCRAGSRSMVDFCAEQDIPVQRCGKLIVATDEAELPRLRALHERALANRLPVRLLTPAEAAEYEPAVRCVEALRVESTGIVDFTAVCTALATLAEKAGARIRLGARVTGVSTRRGGPAGAEELVVTSTAGEVVADVLVNCAGLHADRVARLAGVTPSARIVPFRGEYYELRPERRDLVRGLIYPVPDPQFPFLGVHLTRMIDGTVHAGPNAVLALAREGYSWGRVNLRELADAVTYPGLWRLARRHLGYGLTEVRRSLSRQLFAASLARLVPDLTVRDLVPSAAGVRAQAIARDGSLVDDFLIVAAHRQVHVLNAPSPAATSSLEIAKHIVARLPE from the coding sequence ATGGCGAGGTACGTGGTCATCGGTGGCGGCATCGTCGGGCTGGCAACGGCCCACCGGATAATCCTCGACCGGCCGGACGCCGAGGTCACCGTGCTGGAGAAGGAGCACCGGCTGGCGGCCCACCAGACCGGCCACAACTCCGGTGTGATCCACGCCGGGGTCTACTACAAACCGGGCAGCCTCAAGGCCGAACTCTGCCGTGCCGGCAGCCGGTCCATGGTGGACTTCTGCGCCGAGCAGGACATCCCGGTGCAGCGGTGCGGCAAGCTCATCGTCGCCACCGACGAGGCGGAACTGCCCCGGTTGCGGGCCCTGCACGAACGGGCGCTGGCCAACCGGTTGCCGGTCCGGCTGCTCACCCCCGCCGAGGCCGCCGAGTACGAGCCGGCGGTCCGGTGCGTCGAGGCCCTCCGGGTGGAGTCCACCGGCATCGTCGACTTCACCGCGGTCTGCACCGCCCTGGCCACCCTGGCGGAGAAGGCGGGCGCCCGGATCCGGCTCGGTGCCCGGGTCACCGGCGTCAGCACCCGCCGCGGCGGGCCGGCCGGAGCCGAGGAACTGGTCGTGACCAGTACGGCCGGCGAGGTGGTGGCGGACGTACTGGTCAACTGTGCCGGGCTGCACGCCGACCGGGTGGCCCGGCTGGCCGGTGTCACCCCGTCCGCGCGGATCGTCCCGTTCCGGGGCGAGTACTACGAGCTGCGACCGGAGCGGCGGGACCTGGTCCGTGGCCTGATCTACCCGGTGCCCGACCCGCAGTTCCCGTTCCTCGGCGTACACCTGACCCGGATGATCGACGGGACCGTGCACGCCGGCCCGAACGCGGTCCTGGCGCTGGCCCGCGAGGGTTACTCGTGGGGGCGGGTCAACCTGCGGGAGCTGGCCGACGCGGTCACCTATCCGGGCCTGTGGCGGCTGGCCCGCAGACACCTCGGGTACGGGCTGACCGAGGTCCGCCGGTCGCTGTCCCGGCAACTGTTCGCCGCCAGCCTGGCCCGCCTGGTGCCGGACCTGACCGTACGGGACCTCGTGCCGAGCGCGGCCGGCGTACGCGCCCAGGCGATCGCCCGGGACGGGTCGCTGGTCGACGACTTCCTCATCGTGGCCGCGCACCGCCAGGTGCACGTACTCAACGCGCCGTCGCCGGCGGCGACCAGTTCGTTGGAGATCGCCAAGCACATCGTGGCCCGGCTGCCGGAGTAG
- a CDS encoding DUF5522 domain-containing protein, with amino-acid sequence MGDGEQGRRLPLAPRPLDQPHPSRLAPDHPLRSSILAAHADALAAGQAGYPDPATGLFVLTAGFLARRGTCCGRGCRHCPYVDDEPAGDPAPGGPVSR; translated from the coding sequence ATGGGTGACGGTGAGCAGGGGCGGCGACTGCCGTTGGCACCCCGCCCGCTGGACCAGCCGCACCCGTCCCGGCTGGCACCGGACCACCCGCTGCGGTCGTCGATCCTGGCCGCGCACGCCGACGCCCTCGCCGCCGGGCAGGCCGGCTACCCGGACCCGGCGACCGGACTCTTCGTCCTCACCGCGGGATTCCTGGCCCGCCGGGGTACGTGCTGCGGACGGGGATGCCGGCACTGTCCGTACGTCGATGACGAGCCGGCCGGTGACCCGGCTCCCGGCGGCCCCGTCAGCCGGTAG
- a CDS encoding ABC transporter permease, producing the protein MNRVLPATRVHLITWPTLVAWPWGILLTSFVFNLVLFTGIGDDIEGGPQTGGLVSVYIVTMVSAGQSITQFFPFSLGLSVTRRTFYAAVSLLLLGESLLFGVMLYLCKLAERATDGWGISMGFFAPSFLNSDNPVLQILIYMVPFLVLGFFGIFAALVMKRWGITGLYVLSIGLLSLLGLPAVLITWQGWWLTIGRWFGDQSALTLFAGWPALLALALAGAGLLTIRRATT; encoded by the coding sequence ATGAACCGTGTCCTTCCCGCGACCCGGGTCCACCTCATCACCTGGCCGACCCTGGTCGCCTGGCCCTGGGGGATCCTGCTCACCAGCTTCGTGTTCAACCTGGTCCTGTTCACCGGGATCGGCGACGACATCGAGGGTGGGCCGCAGACCGGTGGGCTGGTCAGCGTCTACATCGTGACGATGGTCAGCGCCGGCCAGTCGATCACCCAGTTCTTCCCGTTCTCGCTCGGGCTGAGCGTGACCCGGCGGACCTTCTACGCCGCCGTCTCGCTGCTGCTCCTCGGTGAGTCCCTGCTCTTCGGGGTCATGCTCTACCTGTGCAAGCTGGCCGAGCGGGCGACCGACGGGTGGGGCATCTCGATGGGTTTCTTCGCCCCGTCGTTCCTGAACAGCGATAACCCGGTCCTGCAGATCCTGATCTACATGGTGCCGTTCCTGGTGCTCGGCTTCTTCGGGATCTTCGCCGCCCTGGTGATGAAGCGCTGGGGCATCACCGGCCTGTACGTCCTGAGCATCGGGCTGCTGTCCCTGCTCGGCCTGCCCGCCGTACTGATCACCTGGCAGGGGTGGTGGCTGACCATCGGACGGTGGTTCGGCGACCAGTCCGCGCTCACCCTCTTCGCCGGTTGGCCGGCCCTGCTCGCCCTGGCGCTGGCCGGTGCCGGTCTGCTGACCATCCGCCGGGCCACCACCTGA
- a CDS encoding ABC transporter ATP-binding protein, protein MSAVVTARAVTKRFGQTTALDDVSFSLTENTIHGLLGRNGAGKTTLMQILTGQNFATSGELSVFGQHPYENDEVLSGVCFIKESQTYPQNFQVRHALTAARLLFPRWDQEFATALVDDFQLPLRRQVRKLSRGMLSALGVIIGLAARAPLTFFDEPYLGLDATARQIFYDRLLADYAEHPRTIVLSTHLIDEVSNLIEHVLLIDRGRILLDESAEALRTELVTVSGPVDEVEQMAANAEELHRERLGNLVRVTLRGRFDPAERNRITGLGLELTPVPLQELVVRLTSTSNGAGNVRTAGKGALR, encoded by the coding sequence ATGAGCGCGGTGGTGACCGCCCGGGCCGTGACCAAGCGATTCGGTCAGACGACCGCGCTCGACGACGTCAGCTTCTCCCTGACCGAGAACACCATCCACGGTCTGCTCGGCCGCAACGGCGCCGGCAAGACCACCCTGATGCAGATCCTCACCGGACAGAACTTCGCCACCTCCGGCGAACTGTCGGTGTTCGGGCAGCACCCGTACGAAAACGACGAGGTCCTCTCCGGGGTCTGCTTCATCAAGGAGAGCCAGACCTACCCGCAGAACTTCCAGGTACGGCACGCGCTCACCGCCGCCCGCCTGCTCTTTCCGCGCTGGGACCAGGAGTTCGCCACCGCCCTGGTGGACGACTTCCAACTGCCGCTACGGCGACAGGTGCGCAAGCTCTCCCGGGGCATGCTCTCCGCGCTCGGCGTCATCATCGGACTCGCCGCCCGCGCACCGCTCACCTTCTTCGACGAGCCGTACCTCGGGTTGGACGCCACCGCCCGGCAGATCTTCTACGACCGGCTGCTCGCCGACTATGCCGAACATCCCCGCACCATCGTGCTCTCCACCCACCTGATCGACGAGGTCAGCAACCTGATCGAGCACGTCCTGCTGATCGACCGGGGGCGGATCCTGCTGGACGAGAGCGCGGAGGCACTCCGTACCGAGCTGGTCACGGTCTCCGGGCCGGTGGACGAGGTGGAACAGATGGCCGCGAACGCCGAGGAACTGCACCGCGAACGGCTCGGCAACCTGGTACGCGTCACCCTGCGGGGGCGGTTCGACCCGGCAGAGCGGAACCGGATCACCGGACTCGGGCTGGAACTGACACCGGTCCCGCTACAGGAACTCGTCGTCCGGCTCACCAGTACGTCGAACGGTGCCGGGAACGTCCGTACCGCCGGAAAGGGTGCCCTCCGATGA
- a CDS encoding GntR family transcriptional regulator, whose protein sequence is MEEGRPIFLQVAELLETAIIDGSLAEETQVPSTNELAAFHRINPATAAKGVNQLVDDGVLYKKRGIGMFVSTGARARLRERRREEFADQYVQPLLAQARRLGIGAEELKSMIDLREGER, encoded by the coding sequence ATGGAGGAGGGCCGGCCGATCTTCCTCCAGGTCGCGGAGCTGCTGGAGACCGCGATCATCGACGGCAGCCTCGCCGAGGAGACCCAGGTCCCCTCGACCAACGAGCTGGCCGCCTTCCACCGGATCAACCCCGCCACCGCCGCGAAGGGCGTCAACCAGCTTGTCGACGACGGCGTTCTGTACAAGAAACGAGGAATCGGGATGTTCGTCTCCACCGGCGCCCGCGCCAGGCTGCGGGAACGGCGCCGTGAAGAGTTCGCCGACCAGTACGTCCAACCCCTGCTCGCGCAGGCGCGCAGGCTCGGCATCGGCGCCGAGGAGCTCAAGTCGATGATCGACCTCCGGGAGGGGGAGCGATGA